ACGCGATTATTATGCGCGCGCAGGCGGTGCTTTTGCCGGTCAAGGCCTTGGTCTTTTCCTGAGTTTCGCCGGTTATCCGGGCAACGACTGCAGGAGCATGTCTTCGAAGGCTTTGAACAGCTTCATCATGTGCGGTCCCTTGTATGGGTAGATCGCCTCGGGCTCCATGTTGTGCACGATGAGCGCGTTGTCGACTTCAAACACAACAAGGTTGCCGTCACGGTCTTCGGCACAGTCGATACCGAAGTATTCAAGATCAAAGGCAGAGTTCAGGGCGGCCAGAGCGTCCTTGTGGCGGATGCGGAAAGAGTCGAAGTCATCCATGAACGCTTGTTCCTCGGCCCGTTTGGCAGCGGACTTGTCCATGCCCGCGTTCATGTACCAGACGTCCCAATGATCAGCGACGGCCATGTGAGCGGGAAAAGCCTGACCGTTGATCAGAACCACGCGCTGTTTGCGGAAAAGGCCGTCTTTGGGATCGGCGTAGTTCATAAATTCTGACACAAAGAAGGTGTCTTCGGTCCGCTGCGCCAAATAGGTGGCGAGGTCGTCGCTGGAAGACAGTTTAACCAGGCCAACACCGGCGTGCGATCCTTCGGGGCGGATAATATTGGGGTAGGCGCCGATCTGTCCCGGGATTGGGTCAACGCCGTCCAACAATTCGGCACGTGACAGCAACGCGGTTTTTGCCGTGCGCAGGCCTGGGACATCAGGGAAGAGACGTTGAAGTGCGTCACGTTCGGGTTTGACCAGTGTTTCCGGCAGGTTCAAAACCTTGGCGGAAGTGTCCTTGGTCAATTCGCGGACTTTGGCAAAAAAGGTTTCGGCGGTCGGGCTTTCGGTGCTGGCTGCGCAGAAGGCAAGGTCATGCTTTGGAAGGTCCGCGGCGGTGCTGTTCTGAAGCTGATAGAACGTCACCACTTCAAAGTCGGACGTTTCCAGCAGGAATTCAACCGGGGTATTGCCGCCCATCACCTTGGGCTCTGCGAACACCAGAAGCTTTGGCTGTTTGTCGTGGCGACGGCGTGTAGCGAAGGCTCGGTGCGTTTCCAGAGCCTTGTCCTGAAATTCGAGGCCAAGATCGGGATCGCCGTGAATTTGGGCGATAATGGAGAGGTCCATCAGCGCGGCGCTGGTGTTGTTGCCGCTTAACATCTGGGTGAGACATTCCATCTGCACTGTGTTCAGATCGATGCCCGAATAGGCAAGTTTCGAAAGATGCGCGACGCCGAGTCTGACTTGAGGTTCCATTCTGGCTCCTGAATTTCTGGTCAGGAGGGGCATCGCAGATTTTGGTTAATGAAGTGTGCAGCGCCAAACCCGCGGGCATAAAAACGCCGCCCCATTTGAAGGGCGGCGTTGGTGATTTTTCACGGTCAGATCAGTCGTCCGAACCAAAGATCTTCCAGAGAATTCCACCAGCTGCGCCGCCCACCAATGGGGCCACCCAGAACAGCCAGAGCTGGGTGAGCGCAGGCCCGTCAGCAAAGAGGGCCACGCCTGTCGACCGCGCCGGATTAACTGACGTGTTGGTCACCGGAATGGAGATCAGGTGGATGAGGGTGAGCCCCAGACCAATCGCGATGGGTGCAAAACCCGGAGGCGCCCCCGCTGATGTGGCGCCAAGGATGATGAAAAGAAACGCGGCCGTCAGCACGATCTCGATCACGAGGGCCGACATCATGGAATAGCCGCCAGGCGAGGCTTCGCCGTATCCGTTGGAGGCAAACCCGCCGACGCCAGCGAAATCCGGCGCGCCCGATACGATCACGTACAAAACGATAGCGGCAACGATTGCGCCAGCCACTTGCGCCACCCAATACGGGATCAGGTCCTTCGCCTCGAACTTGCCAGCCATCATCAGGCCGAGGCTCACAGCGGGGTTAAAGTGGCCGCCCGAGATATGTCCGACTGCATAGGCCATCGTAAGGACCGTGAGGCCGAAAGCGAAGCTGACGCCAAGCCAACCGATGCCTACGTCGGCCACACCGGCTGCAAGAACTGCGCTACCACAGCCCCCCAATACCAGCCAGAAGGTGCCGATGAATTCGGCGCCGAGTTTCTTGAACATGTCTTACCCTCCAATCACTTAATTGTGACGCTAGGGTAAGCGCAGTTTGCAAAATCGCAAAAGGGGAAGTTTTTGAACGGTTTGGCAGATCGTAAAAATTGTGTCCCAAAGAAGAAAAGGCGCCCCGAAGGGACGCCTTTGAAACAGATTGCCGATAGGCTTATTCCGCTTTGGCCGGCTTTGCTGCGGCGGCGGGTGGGACTGCGGGGGCCGCAGCTTTGCCAGCAGACAGCGGGTCATCCTGCCGCTGAACAGAGCCTTCGAAATGTGCGCCGCTCTCGATCGCGATGGTCTTGTGGATGATGTCGCCTTCGACACGTGCGGTCGATGT
This genomic window from Shimia isoporae contains:
- a CDS encoding ATP-grasp domain-containing protein encodes the protein MEPQVRLGVAHLSKLAYSGIDLNTVQMECLTQMLSGNNTSAALMDLSIIAQIHGDPDLGLEFQDKALETHRAFATRRRHDKQPKLLVFAEPKVMGGNTPVEFLLETSDFEVVTFYQLQNSTAADLPKHDLAFCAASTESPTAETFFAKVRELTKDTSAKVLNLPETLVKPERDALQRLFPDVPGLRTAKTALLSRAELLDGVDPIPGQIGAYPNIIRPEGSHAGVGLVKLSSSDDLATYLAQRTEDTFFVSEFMNYADPKDGLFRKQRVVLINGQAFPAHMAVADHWDVWYMNAGMDKSAAKRAEEQAFMDDFDSFRIRHKDALAALNSAFDLEYFGIDCAEDRDGNLVVFEVDNALIVHNMEPEAIYPYKGPHMMKLFKAFEDMLLQSLPG
- the aqpZ gene encoding aquaporin Z — translated: MFKKLGAEFIGTFWLVLGGCGSAVLAAGVADVGIGWLGVSFAFGLTVLTMAYAVGHISGGHFNPAVSLGLMMAGKFEAKDLIPYWVAQVAGAIVAAIVLYVIVSGAPDFAGVGGFASNGYGEASPGGYSMMSALVIEIVLTAAFLFIILGATSAGAPPGFAPIAIGLGLTLIHLISIPVTNTSVNPARSTGVALFADGPALTQLWLFWVAPLVGGAAGGILWKIFGSDD